Proteins encoded within one genomic window of Mycoplasma phocoenae:
- the coaE gene encoding dephospho-CoA kinase (Dephospho-CoA kinase (CoaE) performs the final step in coenzyme A biosynthesis.), translating to MIAIIGKSGVGKTTFLKKLEKHGFKVLIADEFVNELYKKGNLGYKKIKHTLGEKYVDENGVNKKALKESINLNLDFINEVEELIFPIIENHLKITNYDFVEMSNIFSKNANFLPYFSKIIQISIPEENRVKNLKKRNVNNYDKNIIDALNKGFFTNDIVNISSENVEEKIFFKMFFKIVFGLH from the coding sequence ATGATCGCTATAATTGGCAAAAGCGGTGTCGGCAAAACAACCTTTTTAAAAAAATTAGAAAAACATGGTTTTAAAGTGCTAATCGCAGATGAATTTGTTAATGAATTGTACAAAAAGGGGAATTTAGGATACAAAAAAATTAAACATACGCTAGGTGAAAAATATGTGGATGAAAACGGCGTCAACAAAAAAGCACTTAAGGAAAGCATTAATTTAAATTTAGACTTTATAAACGAGGTTGAAGAGTTGATTTTCCCCATCATAGAAAACCATTTAAAAATAACAAATTATGACTTTGTTGAAATGTCAAATATATTTAGTAAAAATGCAAATTTTTTACCGTATTTTAGCAAAATAATTCAGATATCAATACCGGAAGAAAATCGTGTTAAAAATTTAAAAAAAAGAAATGTCAATAACTATGATAAAAACATAATTGATGCTTTAAATAAGGGATTTTTTACAAATGACATAGTAAATATCTCGTCAGAAAATGTTGAGGAAAAAATATTTTTCAAAATGTTTTTCAAAATAGTGTTCGGACTTCATTAA
- a CDS encoding DnaD domain protein, with translation MKYSNFYIEKNTFIDNKDLEVVRAFYMPIIGNLAVSFYHSLLDELNFSANARDIFILKDFEKLLFTTNKELIEAKNKLEAVGLIKFFESDLFRNSIITICKPLNCEQYKNSILAKQLINKIGEERYEKLIYTSGVYAFDKSEYTNSSKKVTSLFKYESDTFEMPNKINEKISNTMTIQTKEDWIKNAQPSEFIKYLTNLEATATHLHMIQKMKKMGFGNGQINQFINYSVVINGNIVSAYIEKIANSFAQKQIFYFEEIQKELQAISAYKEAQKNKQNDKVYTMQNESFNEFLERYGLVGWDE, from the coding sequence ATGAAATACTCAAATTTTTATATCGAAAAAAACACTTTTATTGATAATAAGGATTTAGAGGTTGTACGTGCTTTTTATATGCCGATTATTGGTAATTTAGCAGTAAGTTTTTACCATAGTTTACTTGATGAATTAAATTTTTCTGCTAACGCACGCGATATATTTATATTAAAAGACTTTGAAAAACTACTTTTCACAACAAATAAAGAACTAATTGAGGCTAAAAATAAACTGGAGGCAGTTGGTTTAATTAAATTTTTCGAATCAGACCTATTTAGAAATTCCATTATTACAATTTGTAAACCATTGAATTGCGAACAATACAAAAATTCAATTCTAGCTAAACAATTAATAAATAAAATTGGTGAAGAGCGCTATGAAAAATTAATTTATACTAGCGGAGTGTATGCTTTTGATAAATCTGAATATACAAATTCTTCAAAAAAAGTTACTTCTTTGTTTAAATACGAAAGCGACACGTTTGAAATGCCTAATAAAATTAATGAAAAAATTTCAAATACAATGACAATTCAAACTAAAGAAGACTGAATTAAAAATGCTCAACCAAGTGAATTTATTAAATATTTAACAAATTTAGAAGCAACGGCCACTCATTTACATATGATTCAAAAAATGAAAAAAATGGGATTCGGTAATGGTCAGATAAATCAATTTATCAATTATTCAGTAGTTATAAATGGAAATATTGTTAGTGCATATATTGAAAAAATTGCAAATTCTTTTGCACAAAAGCAAATATTTTATTTCGAAGAAATTCAAAAAGAATTACAAGCTATTTCAGCTTATAAAGAAGCCCAAAAAAATAAACAAAATGATAAAGTTTACACAATGCAAAATGAAAGTTTCAATGAATTTTTAGAAAGATACGGTTTGGTAGGTTGAGATGAATAA